The Argentina anserina chromosome 3, drPotAnse1.1, whole genome shotgun sequence genome includes a region encoding these proteins:
- the LOC126785778 gene encoding GDSL esterase/lipase At1g29660-like, whose product MESCVRGAPQVPCFFIFGDSLADNGNNNLLATLAKVNYPPYGIDYPGGVPTGRFCNGKTAVDILAEFLGFETPILPFATTKGRDIVEGLNYASGAAGIRAETGYIVGGHISLDQQLRNHQITILRIASILRTNKQQTMQYLNKCLYSVGMGNNDYINNYFMPQFYPTSRRYTPEQYASVLICNNPIFRSECWIVFKFINL is encoded by the exons ATGG AATCTTGTGTTCGTGGAGCTCCACAAGTACCCTGCTTCTTCATTTTCGGTGATTCATTGGCCGATAACGGCAATAACAACCTCCTCGCGACTTTGGCCAAAGTGAACTACCCGCCGTATGGAATTGATTATCCTGGTGGAGTACCAACAGGAAGATTTTGCAATGGCAAAACTGCTGTTGATATACTAG CTGAATTCCTAGGTTTTGAGACTCCCATTCTACCATTTGCAACTACCAAAGGACGGGACATTGTTGAAGGTCTCAATTATGCATCCGGGGCCGCAGGGATTCGTGCAGAAACTGGCTACATTGTG GGTGGTCACATCAGCTTGGATCAGCAGTTACGTAATCACCAAATCACAATCTTGCGCATCGCTTCGATACTTCGAACAAATAAACAGCAAACAATGCAGTACTTGAACAAATGCCTATACTCAGTCGGAATGGGCAACAATGATTACATTAACAATTACTTCATGCCTCAGTTTTATCCCACCAGTAGAAGATATACCCCTGAACAGTATGCTTCAGTTcttatttgtaataacccgatttttcggagcGAATGTTGGATTGTTTTTAAGTTcataaatttgtga